The region TATCACCAGCTAAGAGCTTAGATTATGCTACAGCCGTGCCAGTGGATAAGACTACAAAACCTGTTTTTGTAAAAGAATCAAAAGTGATTAATGAGGTCTTACAGTCAAAAACGCCTATGGATTTAGAAGCTTTGATGAAGATTTCTAATAATCTAGCAGAGTTAAACTGGAAGAGAAATCAAGAGAGGACTTTCACTAAGAAAGAGGGAAGAGAACGTGATTTTAGACAAGCTATATTTGCCTTTAATGGCGATGTGTACACAGGTCTAGATGCTTATAGTTTGACTCCAGAGAAGATAGAAGTATTACAAAATAAATTGAGAATATTATCAGGCCTTTACGGTCTTTTAAAACCATTAGATGAGATAGAGCCATACCGCTTAGAGATGGGGACTAAAATGAGTATTGGAGAGA is a window of Myroides oncorhynchi DNA encoding:
- the yaaA gene encoding peroxide stress protein YaaA → MKILISPAKSLDYATAVPVDKTTKPVFVKESKVINEVLQSKTPMDLEALMKISNNLAELNWKRNQERTFTKKEGRERDFRQAIFAFNGDVYTGLDAYSLTPEKIEVLQNKLRILSGLYGLLKPLDEIEPYRLEMGTKMSIGEKSNLYEFWKPILVEALNKEMKQDELLVNLASNEYFSSIEKKAIKGVLVTPDFKELRDGKLKTISFYAKKARGLMVRYIIDNNINDIDGLKKFNVEGYAWSEADSKGNNLVFTR